The genomic stretch GGGGTGACCCCGCGTGGCTGAGCCCAGGGGTGCCGCAGGCGGCCCCACGCCGCCCACTGAGGGCACACCGAATGCCGGCCGCCGGGGGCGGGCCTCCGAGCATGGTGATCGGAAGATCACGGTCGCCGTGGCCGGAGCGTCCGGCTACGCCGGCGCGCTGGCCGCCCGGCTGTTGTGGCGCCATCCGGACTTCGAGCTCGTCGCGGTCACCTCCCGCAGCGACGCGGGCCGGCGCCTGGACGACCTGTACCCACACCACCGCGTGCCGCTCGTCCTCGACGCGTTCGACGTCGACGAGCTCGGTCAGATCGACGCGGCGGTCGTCGCCTACCCGCACGGCGCGGCGGCCGAGGCGGTCGCGCAGCTGCACGAGCGCGGCATCCGCGTCATCGACCTGTCGGCCGACTTCCGCCTGCGCGACGTCGCGGTCTACAACGAGTGGTACCGCGAGCACCCGGCGCCCGGGCTCATCGAAGAGGCGGTCTACGGCCTGCCCGAGCTCTACCGCGACCAGCTGCGCGAGGCGGACATCGTCGCGTGCCCGGGCTGCTTTCCCACCGCGGCGATCCTCGGCCTCGCCCCGCTGGCCCCGTACATCGACGACGTCGTCATCGACGCGAAGACCGGCGTGTCGGGGGCGGGCCGGGCGGCGACGGAGAACACGCACTTCGTCAGCGTCGACGAGAACGTCAAGCCCTACGGCGTCGGCCACCACCGCCACATGCCGGAGATCGACCAGGAGCTGGCGGCGGCAGGGGCGAAGGATCTCGTCGCGACG from Capillimicrobium parvum encodes the following:
- the argC gene encoding N-acetyl-gamma-glutamyl-phosphate reductase, whose protein sequence is MAGASGYAGALAARLLWRHPDFELVAVTSRSDAGRRLDDLYPHHRVPLVLDAFDVDELGQIDAAVVAYPHGAAAEAVAQLHERGIRVIDLSADFRLRDVAVYNEWYREHPAPGLIEEAVYGLPELYRDQLREADIVACPGCFPTAAILGLAPLAPYIDDVVIDAKTGVSGAGRAATENTHFVSVDENVKPYGVGHHRHMPEIDQELAAAGAKDLVATFTPHLLPLDQGELLSCYVKLNADVDVDVAALYEERYADEPFVELVTAPPGVRDVRETNFCRIAVHVDGRTGKVFVFAAIDNLWKGTASQAVQCLNIMFGLPETEGIL